Proteins encoded together in one Camelina sativa cultivar DH55 chromosome 9, Cs, whole genome shotgun sequence window:
- the LOC104711993 gene encoding putative methyltransferase DDB_G0268948, with the protein MAALSENEAKAYLDARPRYPIDWYKKIAARTQDHKLAWDVGTGNGQAAIGLVEHYENVVATDINEAQLKRAIKHSRISYHHTPITMSEDEMVALIGGENSVDLIVAAQAVHFFDLTTFYNVAKRVLRKEGGLIAVWVYNDIVISPEIDPIMKRLVDSTLPFRTPIMNLASDGYKTLMFPFESIGMGSEGKPITLDIPHKLSLKGFIGFLRSWQPAMKAKEKGVELINEDLMTKFEEAWGDENQVKDVFYKAHMIVGKIPEVKCESDQVLSEDSKKDLLLPTEVGRKQERRQPSDEGNIRSKKQNTSEDEA; encoded by the exons atggCTGCCTTATCAGAAAACGAGGCTAAAGCTTATCTCGACGCAAGGCCTAGATATCCCATCGATTGGTACAAGAAGATTGCCGCACGGACACAGGACCACAAGCTTGCTTGGGATGTCGGAACTGGTAACGGTCAGGCTGCTATTGGG CTTGTGGAGCATTACGAGAATGTTGTGGCTACCGATATAAACGAAGCACAACTCAAACGAGCAATCAAACACTCAAGAATCAGTTACCATCACACTCCAATAACGATGTCAGAAGATGAGATGGTGGCTCTAATCGGGGGAGAAAACTCTGTGGATCTCATAGTTGCTGCGCAAGCTGTCCATTTCTTCGACCTCACCACATTTTACAACGTAGCAAAACGTGTTCTTCGCAAAGAAGGAGGCCTAATTGCCGTTTGGGTATACAACGATATCGTTATCTCGCCCGAGATCGATCCCATAATGAAGCGTCTTGTGGACTCTACTCTACCTTTTAGAACTCCTATTATGAATTTGGCATCTGACGGTTATAAAACGTTGATGTTTCCATTTGAGAGCATAGGGATGGGGTCCGAAGGAAAGCCTATAACTCTAGACATCCCGCATAAACTCTCGCTTAAAGGCTTTATAGGGTTCTTGAGATCGTGGCAGCCCGCGATGAAGGCCAAGGAGAAAGGTGTAGAGCTTATAAATGAAGATCTAATGACCAAGTTTGAGGAGGCTTGGGGTGATGAAAACCAAGTTAAAGATGTTTTCTACAAGGCTCATATGATTGTTGGAAAAATTCCG GAAGTGAAATGCGAATCTGATCAAGTACTGTCCGAAGATAGTAAAAAAGATCTCTTGCTGCCAACGGAGGttggaagaaaacaagaaagacgACAACCATCCGATGAAGGAAACATAcgaagtaagaaacaaaatactAGTGAAGATGAGGCATAA